In Cicer arietinum cultivar CDC Frontier isolate Library 1 chromosome 1, Cicar.CDCFrontier_v2.0, whole genome shotgun sequence, one DNA window encodes the following:
- the LOC101505053 gene encoding lysM domain receptor-like kinase 3: protein MCKTKMAINATNPNSTPRTTQTPTRTTSSSSSSKPTRAISLSNKTKTPSLSDNPSTSYATTTGSTGFQLSTDTSTSSPTSLTSLRGTLPDNPNIYDFSEIRSATNNFLSKRYSSSTPCWRCTLRNADVIVFQRKSRTKLQTSQLRELLSVVCRSHHVSFIKLLGISISGEYIYLVYEFVNGANLSDCLRNSRNVHFTVLSTWISRMQVATDLAHGLDYIHNKTGLNINFVHNHIKSSAIIVTEPDFNARVCHFGAAQLCGEAVEENEIDTKKVGEITEEPRSKELRSSIVQFEGVRGYMSPEFQATGVATQKSDVYAFGVVILELLTGEEPLKFKFDEKSRDFVRISVIATARAVVEGGDGGVEGKLRRWVDRRLKDSFPVDVAEKLTRVALDCVHVDPDMRPNMGRVAGKISTLYLQSKKWSDNMKLPDMSFSLAPR from the coding sequence ATGTGCAAAACAAAAATGGCCATTAACGCCACAAACCCAAACTCAACTCCACGCACCACCCAAACACCCACAAGAACAacatcatcatcgtcatcatcGAAACCCACACGTGCAATCTCCCTCTCCAACAAAACCAAAACCCCTTCATTATCTGACAACCCTTCCACCTCCTACGCCACCACCACCGGCTCTACCGGTTTCCAACTCTCCACCGACACTTCTACCTCAAGTCCCACATCACTCACCTCTCTCCGCGGCACCCTCCCAGATAACCCGAACATCTACGATTTCTCCGAAATCCGTTCCGCCACTAACAACTTCCTCTCCAAACGCTACTCTTCCTCAACCCCTTGCTGGCGTTGCACCCTACGCAACGCTGACGTCATCGTTTTCCAACGCAAATCCCGAACCAAACTCCAAACCTCTCAGCTTCGTGAACTTCTCTCCGTCGTTTGCCGTAGCCACCACGTCAGCTTCATCAAACTCCTTGGCATTTCAATCTCCGGCGAATATATATACCTCGTTTACGAATTCGTCAACGGAGCTAACCTCTCCGATTGTTTACGAAACTCTAGGAACGTTCACTTCACCGTTCTTTCTACGTGGATTTCGAGAATGCAAGTTGCTACCGATCTCGCTCACGGACTCGATTACATTCATAATAAAACCGGTTTGAATATCAATTTCGTTCACAATCATATTAAGAGTAGCGCTATTATTGTTACGGAACCTGATTTCAACGCTAGGGTTTGCCATTTCGGCGCGGCGCAGCTTTGCGGTGAAGCCGTTGAAGAAAACGAAATTGATACAAAAAAAGTGGGGGAAATCACGGAGGAACCTAGATCCAAGGAATTGAGAAGCTCTATTGTGCAATTCGAAGGTGTACGGGGGTATATGTCGCCGGAATTTCAGGCTACCGGCGTGGCGACGCAGAAGTCCGATGTGTATGCCTTTGGAGTGGTGATTTTGGAGCTTTTGACCGGAGAGGAACCGTTGAAGTTTAAATTCGACGAGAAGAGCCGTGATTTTGTGAGGATTTCGGTTATTGCGACGGCGAGAGCGGTCGTGGAAGGCGGAGATGGTGGCGTGGAAGGGAAGCTAAGGAGGTGGGTGGATAGGAGATTGAAAGATTCGTTTCCCGTTGATGTTGCAGAAAAGTTGACACGTGTAGCATTGGATTGCGTACACGTGGATCCAGATATGAGGCCTAACATGGGGCGCGTTGCGGGGAAAATCTCCACGCTTTATTTGCAGTCAAAGAAATGGTCTGATAACATGAAATTGCCTGATATGTCCTTTTCACTGGCTCCTCGTTGA
- the LOC101504536 gene encoding phosphatidylinositol N-acetylglucosaminyltransferase subunit A isoform X1 has protein sequence MGDPQKHRILMVSDFFYPNFGGVENHIYYLSQCLLNLGHKVVVATHAYGNRSGVRYMTGGLKVYYVPWRPFVMQNTLPTFYGLLPIIRTILIRERITVVHGHQAFSTFCHEALMHARTMGYKVVFTDHSLYGFADVGSIHMNKVLQFTLADVTQAICVSHTSKENTVLRSGLPPEKVFVIPNAVDTSMFKPAVDCPRTLEEIVIVVISRLVYRKGVDLLVEVIPEVCRLHPNVRFIIGGDGAKRVRLEEMREKHSLQDRVDMLGAVPHAQVRSVLICGHIFLNSSLTEAFCIAILEAASCGLLTVSTRVGGVPEVLPDDMIVLAEPDPSDMVYAIQKAIYMLPKINPQAMHNRMKELYDWHDVAKRTEIVYDRALKCPNQNLPERLSRYLFCGAWAGKLFCLVMVVGYLLWQLLELWQMISRRCWISLFHTTVMKKYWKIHNDIDGVFWCTAEGANH, from the exons ATGGGTGATCCACAAAAGCATAGAATCCTGATGGTTTCAGATTTTTTCTATCCCAACTTTGGTGGTGTGGAAAACCACATTTATTATCTCTCACAATGTTTGCTCAACTTAGGTCACAAG GTGGTGGTTGCAACTCATGCTTATGGAAATCGATCTGGGGTCAGATATATGACTGGTGGTTTGAAAGTATACTATGTTCCATGGAGGCCATTTGTTATGCAAAATACATTGCCGACCTTCTACGGGTTATTACCAATTATAAGAACTATTCTTATTCGAGAAAGAATTACAGTGGTGCATGGACACCAAGCCTTTTCAACATTTTGTCATGAAGCTCTTATGCATGCAAGAACCATGGGATATAAGGTTGTATTTACAGATCATTCTTTGTATGGTTTTGCGGATGTTGGAAGCATCCATATGAACAAGGTGTTACAGTTTACTTTGGCAGATGTGACTCAAGCGATATGTGTTTCTCATACAAGCAAGGAAAACACAGTGTTGCGGTCAGGATTGCCGCCAGAGAAAGTTTTTGTAATACCTAATGCTGTTGACACTTCCATGTTCAAGCCAGCAGTGGATTGTCCAAGAACATTGGAAgaaattgttattgttgttattagcCGATTGGTTTATCGGAAGGGAGTAGATTTGCTTGTCGAAGTCATCCCAGAAGTATGCCGGTTACATCCCAAT GTTCGTTTCATTATTGGAGGTGATGGAGCTAAGCGTGTGCGGTTGGAAGAGATGAGAGAAAAGCATTCTCTACAAGATCGAGTTGATATGTTGGGAGCTGTGCCACATGCACAAGTCCGATCTGTTCTAATATGTGGGCATATCTTCTTAAATAG TTCCTTAACAGAAGCTTTTTGCATAGCTATATTAGAGGCTGCAAGTTGTGGATTGTTAACAGTCAGCACACGTGTTGGAGGAGTTCCTGAG GTTTTGCCAGATGACATGATTGTTTTGGCAGAACCTGATCCCAGTGATATGGTGTATGCAATACAAAAGGCCATATATATGCTGCCAAAAATCAATCCACAAGCTATGCATAATCGA ATGAAGGAGCTCTACGACTGGCATGATGTTGCCAAAAGGACTGAAATTGTGTATGACCGTGCTTTGAAGTGTCCCAATCAAAATCTACCAGAGCGTCTCTCACG ATACCTCTTTTGTGGAGCTTGGGCAGGCAAGCTGTTTTGCTTGGTAATGGTTGTTGGTTATTTGTTATGGCAGCTCTTGGAATTATGGCAG atgatatcgaggaggTGCTGGATTTCACTCTTCCACACAACTGTGATGAAGAAATATTGGAAAATACACAATGATATCGACGGTGTGTTTTGGTGTACCGCAGAAGGAGCTAATCATTAG
- the LOC101504536 gene encoding phosphatidylinositol N-acetylglucosaminyltransferase subunit A isoform X2, which produces MGDPQKHRILMVSDFFYPNFGGVENHIYYLSQCLLNLGHKVVVATHAYGNRSGVRYMTGGLKVYYVPWRPFVMQNTLPTFYGLLPIIRTILIRERITVVHGHQAFSTFCHEALMHARTMGYKVVFTDHSLYGFADVGSIHMNKVLQFTLADVTQAICVSHTSKENTVLRSGLPPEKVFVIPNAVDTSMFKPAVDCPRTLEEIVIVVISRLVYRKGVDLLVEVIPEVCRLHPNVRFIIGGDGAKRVRLEEMREKHSLQDRVDMLGAVPHAQVRSVLICGHIFLNSSLTEAFCIAILEAASCGLLTVSTRVGGVPEVLPDDMIVLAEPDPSDMVYAIQKAIYMLPKINPQAMHNRMKELYDWHDVAKRTEIVYDRALKCPNQNLPERLSRYLFCGAWAGKLFCLVMVVGYLLWQLLELWQPADDIEEVLDFTLPHNCDEEILENTQ; this is translated from the exons ATGGGTGATCCACAAAAGCATAGAATCCTGATGGTTTCAGATTTTTTCTATCCCAACTTTGGTGGTGTGGAAAACCACATTTATTATCTCTCACAATGTTTGCTCAACTTAGGTCACAAG GTGGTGGTTGCAACTCATGCTTATGGAAATCGATCTGGGGTCAGATATATGACTGGTGGTTTGAAAGTATACTATGTTCCATGGAGGCCATTTGTTATGCAAAATACATTGCCGACCTTCTACGGGTTATTACCAATTATAAGAACTATTCTTATTCGAGAAAGAATTACAGTGGTGCATGGACACCAAGCCTTTTCAACATTTTGTCATGAAGCTCTTATGCATGCAAGAACCATGGGATATAAGGTTGTATTTACAGATCATTCTTTGTATGGTTTTGCGGATGTTGGAAGCATCCATATGAACAAGGTGTTACAGTTTACTTTGGCAGATGTGACTCAAGCGATATGTGTTTCTCATACAAGCAAGGAAAACACAGTGTTGCGGTCAGGATTGCCGCCAGAGAAAGTTTTTGTAATACCTAATGCTGTTGACACTTCCATGTTCAAGCCAGCAGTGGATTGTCCAAGAACATTGGAAgaaattgttattgttgttattagcCGATTGGTTTATCGGAAGGGAGTAGATTTGCTTGTCGAAGTCATCCCAGAAGTATGCCGGTTACATCCCAAT GTTCGTTTCATTATTGGAGGTGATGGAGCTAAGCGTGTGCGGTTGGAAGAGATGAGAGAAAAGCATTCTCTACAAGATCGAGTTGATATGTTGGGAGCTGTGCCACATGCACAAGTCCGATCTGTTCTAATATGTGGGCATATCTTCTTAAATAG TTCCTTAACAGAAGCTTTTTGCATAGCTATATTAGAGGCTGCAAGTTGTGGATTGTTAACAGTCAGCACACGTGTTGGAGGAGTTCCTGAG GTTTTGCCAGATGACATGATTGTTTTGGCAGAACCTGATCCCAGTGATATGGTGTATGCAATACAAAAGGCCATATATATGCTGCCAAAAATCAATCCACAAGCTATGCATAATCGA ATGAAGGAGCTCTACGACTGGCATGATGTTGCCAAAAGGACTGAAATTGTGTATGACCGTGCTTTGAAGTGTCCCAATCAAAATCTACCAGAGCGTCTCTCACG ATACCTCTTTTGTGGAGCTTGGGCAGGCAAGCTGTTTTGCTTGGTAATGGTTGTTGGTTATTTGTTATGGCAGCTCTTGGAATTATGGCAG CCtgcagatgatatcgaggaggTGCTGGATTTCACTCTTCCACACAACTGTGATGAAGAAATATTGGAAAATACACAATGA